A stretch of Haloprofundus halophilus DNA encodes these proteins:
- a CDS encoding YbaK/EbsC family protein translates to MHPRAQAFAERAAESHGLDVTVREFPEGTKTAADAADAVGCEVGQIASSLVFAVEGDDGAVSLVVAITSGANRVSEDALAAELGVAPDAISMADPELIRERVGWAIGGVPPFCHDSDIRTFIDPSLLEYETVWAAAGTPSAVFALTPESLREHANATVVDVTRG, encoded by the coding sequence ATGCACCCCCGCGCACAGGCGTTCGCCGAACGCGCCGCCGAGTCACACGGCCTCGACGTGACCGTTCGCGAGTTCCCCGAAGGGACGAAAACCGCCGCCGACGCCGCCGACGCCGTCGGCTGCGAAGTCGGTCAGATCGCCAGCAGCCTCGTGTTCGCCGTCGAAGGCGACGACGGAGCCGTGTCGCTCGTCGTCGCGATTACCAGCGGCGCGAACCGAGTCAGCGAGGACGCGCTCGCCGCAGAGCTGGGCGTCGCACCGGATGCCATCTCGATGGCCGACCCGGAACTGATTCGGGAGCGAGTCGGCTGGGCTATCGGCGGCGTGCCGCCGTTCTGTCACGACTCCGACATCCGAACGTTCATCGACCCCTCGCTTCTGGAGTACGAGACCGTCTGGGCGGCCGCCGGTACGCCCAGTGCCGTCTTCGCGCTCACGCCGGAGTCGCTCCGCGAGCACGCGAACGCCACCGTCGTCGACGTCACCCGCGGTTAG
- a CDS encoding DUF1328 domain-containing protein, which translates to MLAELANATAAVPLQSGGFLELAVLFIILAIVAYVVGARGIAGVTMEIARILILVFIVLAILSFLL; encoded by the coding sequence ATGCTAGCCGAACTCGCAAACGCGACGGCGGCAGTTCCCTTGCAGTCCGGCGGGTTCTTGGAACTCGCGGTGCTGTTCATCATTCTCGCCATCGTCGCCTACGTGGTCGGTGCGCGGGGCATCGCGGGCGTCACGATGGAGATCGCCCGCATCCTGATCCTCGTGTTCATCGTCCTGGCGATCCTGTCGTTCTTACTGTAG
- a CDS encoding DUF7545 family protein — MVETETYTIEGPDGDTDAVELPAGLVDVLSEQGEQPTEVVGDILLLSFVQRAHAIVHHSEGETPQDLVEINEKGEELFEERFGMTLAEATGHSH; from the coding sequence ATGGTCGAAACCGAGACGTACACCATCGAAGGACCCGACGGCGACACAGACGCCGTCGAACTGCCCGCCGGTCTCGTCGACGTACTCTCCGAACAGGGCGAGCAACCGACCGAGGTCGTCGGCGACATCCTGCTTCTGTCGTTCGTCCAGCGCGCGCACGCCATCGTCCACCACTCGGAGGGCGAGACGCCGCAGGACCTCGTGGAGATAAACGAGAAAGGCGAAGAACTGTTCGAGGAACGCTTCGGCATGACGCTCGCCGAGGCGACGGGCCACTCGCACTGA
- a CDS encoding NAD(P)/FAD-dependent oxidoreductase, whose product MTDISEEDGFVEHRRLIVAGTGIAGLTAAIYAARSNNDPLVLEGSEPGGQLTLTTEVDNFPGFPEGISGPELVNNMKSQAKRFGSEIKNGVVADVDDSQRPFRVELTNGDVYTADALIAASGASARTLGIPGEDELMGYGLSTCATCDGAFFRDEKIVVVGGGDAAMEEASFLTKFASTVYLVHRREEFRAEDYWIDRVMEQVEDGDIELVLNTEVTELHGSPEAGVDTVTMVRHPEGHPTDRLDDPETDEFEFEAGAVFYAIGHTPNTEYLENTGVQMDPEGYLKTKGGFEGGQTETDVPGIFGAGDVVDFHYQQAITAGGMGCKAAIDADDYLEGLERGGAETTEAAAAESDD is encoded by the coding sequence ATGACAGACATCTCCGAAGAAGACGGATTCGTCGAACACCGGCGGCTCATCGTCGCCGGGACGGGTATCGCCGGCCTCACGGCCGCCATCTACGCGGCCCGGTCGAACAACGACCCGCTGGTGTTGGAGGGGTCCGAACCCGGCGGCCAACTGACGCTCACGACGGAAGTCGACAACTTCCCGGGCTTCCCCGAGGGTATCAGCGGCCCCGAGCTCGTCAACAACATGAAGTCGCAGGCGAAGCGCTTCGGCAGCGAAATCAAGAACGGCGTCGTCGCCGACGTCGACGACTCCCAGCGGCCGTTCCGCGTCGAACTCACCAACGGCGACGTGTACACGGCCGACGCGCTCATCGCCGCCTCCGGTGCGAGCGCCCGGACGCTCGGCATCCCCGGCGAGGACGAACTGATGGGCTACGGGCTCTCGACCTGTGCGACCTGCGACGGCGCGTTCTTCCGCGACGAGAAGATCGTCGTCGTCGGCGGCGGCGACGCCGCGATGGAGGAGGCGTCCTTTCTCACGAAGTTCGCGTCGACGGTGTACCTCGTCCACCGCCGCGAGGAGTTCCGCGCGGAGGACTACTGGATCGACCGCGTGATGGAGCAGGTCGAAGACGGCGACATCGAACTCGTGCTCAACACCGAGGTGACGGAACTGCACGGGTCGCCCGAGGCGGGCGTCGACACCGTGACGATGGTTCGACACCCCGAGGGCCACCCGACCGACCGCCTCGACGACCCCGAAACCGACGAGTTCGAGTTCGAGGCGGGCGCGGTGTTCTACGCCATCGGTCACACGCCGAACACCGAGTACCTCGAAAACACGGGCGTGCAGATGGACCCCGAGGGCTACCTCAAGACGAAAGGCGGCTTCGAGGGCGGTCAGACCGAGACGGACGTCCCCGGCATCTTCGGCGCGGGCGACGTCGTCGACTTCCACTACCAGCAGGCCATCACCGCCGGCGGGATGGGCTGTAAGGCCGCCATCGACGCCGACGACTACCTCGAAGGCCTCGAACGCGGCGGGGCCGAGACGACCGAGGCGGCGGCCGCAGAGTCCGACGACTGA
- a CDS encoding DUF357 domain-containing protein, giving the protein MAADLKEKTTRYERMLADALDEAEALPPEGTPLSAMADDCREMAESYLDDGRHFREADDWVNALASFSYGYGWLDAGVRMGLFSIPDETELFTT; this is encoded by the coding sequence ATGGCTGCGGACCTCAAAGAGAAGACGACGCGCTACGAGCGGATGCTGGCCGACGCCCTCGACGAGGCCGAGGCGCTCCCGCCCGAGGGAACGCCGCTGTCGGCGATGGCCGACGACTGCCGGGAGATGGCCGAGTCGTACCTCGACGACGGCCGCCACTTCCGCGAGGCCGACGACTGGGTGAACGCGCTCGCCTCGTTCTCGTACGGATACGGCTGGCTCGACGCCGGCGTCCGGATGGGGCTGTTCTCGATACCCGACGAGACCGAACTGTTCACCACGTGA
- a CDS encoding winged helix-turn-helix domain-containing protein, translated as MESVLWYVLTSTRGGDNRLRLLVAADDEPRNANQFAADLHLDYKTVRHHLDVLVENDILEPVSEGYGARYRPTDKVRHHWETVEKILEEADGDRYPV; from the coding sequence ATGGAGTCCGTCCTCTGGTACGTGCTGACGAGCACGCGCGGCGGCGACAACCGACTTCGGCTCCTCGTCGCTGCCGACGACGAACCCCGCAACGCCAACCAGTTCGCCGCCGACCTCCACCTCGACTACAAGACCGTGCGCCACCACCTCGACGTGCTCGTCGAAAACGATATCCTCGAACCGGTCAGCGAAGGGTACGGGGCGCGGTACCGACCGACCGACAAGGTCCGTCACCACTGGGAGACCGTCGAAAAGATACTCGAAGAGGCCGACGGCGACCGGTACCCCGTCTGA
- a CDS encoding adenylyltransferase/cytidyltransferase family protein has protein sequence MTTVIAQGTFDLLHPGHVHYLTEAASMGDELHVIVARGDNVTHKEKPVLSDRQRRDLVAALGVVDEAHLGHREDIFVPIEEIQPDLIVLGYDQHHDEAAIESALTARGIDCAVERASAREPKYPDELLSTGDIIERILARRGC, from the coding sequence ATGACGACGGTAATCGCACAGGGCACGTTCGACCTGCTCCACCCGGGGCACGTTCACTATCTCACCGAGGCCGCCTCGATGGGCGACGAACTCCACGTCATCGTCGCCCGAGGCGACAACGTCACCCACAAGGAGAAACCGGTTCTCTCGGACCGTCAGCGCCGCGACTTGGTCGCCGCGCTCGGCGTCGTCGACGAGGCGCATCTCGGCCACCGCGAGGATATCTTCGTCCCCATCGAGGAGATTCAACCGGACCTCATCGTCCTCGGCTACGACCAACACCACGACGAGGCGGCCATCGAGTCGGCGCTGACCGCCCGCGGTATCGACTGCGCCGTCGAACGCGCGTCCGCGAGAGAGCCGAAGTATCCCGACGAACTGCTCTCGACGGGCGACATCATCGAACGAATCCTCGCACGGCGCGGTTGCTGA
- a CDS encoding Mov34/MPN/PAD-1 family protein, producing the protein MRLFRSSEILGIAAETLEFALEASEETHPNEYMGFLRGEDARDLGLDRDGTVITDVLVIPGTESNPVSATVKTSMVPNDRHAVGSVHSHPNGVLRPSDADLATFGSGDAHIIIGAPYGRNDWRAFDREGKRRKLDVLDVELPDDEAFFDFTQEDIDRELSEDS; encoded by the coding sequence ATGCGGCTCTTCCGGTCGAGTGAGATTCTCGGGATCGCCGCCGAGACGCTCGAATTCGCCCTCGAAGCCTCCGAAGAGACACACCCGAACGAGTACATGGGGTTCCTTCGGGGCGAGGACGCCCGCGACCTCGGGCTGGACCGCGACGGCACCGTCATCACCGACGTGCTGGTGATTCCGGGGACGGAGTCGAACCCGGTGAGCGCGACGGTCAAGACGAGTATGGTCCCCAACGACAGACACGCCGTCGGGTCGGTTCACTCACACCCCAACGGCGTGCTCCGCCCGAGCGACGCCGACCTCGCGACGTTCGGCAGCGGCGACGCTCACATCATCATCGGCGCACCGTACGGGCGGAACGACTGGCGCGCGTTCGACCGGGAGGGCAAGCGTCGGAAACTCGACGTGCTCGACGTCGAGCTGCCGGACGACGAGGCGTTTTTCGACTTCACACAGGAAGACATCGACCGGGAACTCTCCGAGGACTCATGA